A single genomic interval of Labeo rohita strain BAU-BD-2019 chromosome 13, IGBB_LRoh.1.0, whole genome shotgun sequence harbors:
- the degs1 gene encoding sphingolipid delta(4)-desaturase DES1 produces the protein MGNRVAREDFEWVYTDQPHADRRKEILAKYPQIKSLMGPDPRLKWIVCTMVAVQFLAFYLVKDLPWKWVLFWTYVFGSCINHSMTLAIHEISHNTAFGNNRAKWNRWFAIFANLPIGLPYSASFKRYHLDHHRYLGGDGVDVDIPTDFEGWFFCTRLRKLFWIMFQPLFYAIRPLCINPKPISQLELVNVAIQLTFNALLYWSWGAKPLVYMMMGSMLGMGLHPISGHFIAEHYMFLKGHETYSYYGSLNLLTFNVGYHNEHHDFPSIPGRRLPMVKEIAAEYYRDLPCYTSWVKVLYDFIMDDELSPYSRVKRRLTGDIKQE, from the exons ATGGGGAATCGCGTAGCTCGGGAGGATTTTGAGTGGGTTTATACCGATCAGCCTCACGCCGACCGGAGGAAAGAGATTTTGG CTAAATATCCACAGATCAAGTCTCTGATGGGACCCGACCCCAGACTGAAATGGATAGTCTGCACGATGGTGGCCGTCCAGTTTTTGGCCTTCTATTTGGTGAAGGACCTGCCGTGGAAATGGGTCTTGTTCTGGACGTACGTGTTCGGGAGTTGCATAAACCATTCAATGACACTCGCAATTCACGAGATTTCCCACAACACGGCTTTCGGCAACAACCGCGCCAAGTGGAACCGCTGGTTTGCCATTTTCGCCAATCTGCCCATCGGGCTGCCTTACTCTGCGTCCTTTAAGCGCTACCACCTGGACCACCATCGCTACTTGGGTGGAGATGGCGTGGACGTGGACATCCCCACCGATTTCGAGGGCTGGTTCTTTTGCACCCGTTTGCGCAAGCTCTTCTGGATCATGTTCCAGCCACTGTTCTACGCCATCCGTCCTCTCTGCATCAACCCCAAACCCATCAGCCAGCTGGAGCTCGTCAATGTGGCCATACAGCTCACGTTTAACGCCCTCCTCTACTGGAGCTGGGGTGCCAAGCCCTTGGTCTACATGATGATGGGCTCAATGTTAGGAATGGGTCTCCATCCCATCTCAGGACACTTCATCGCAGAACATTACATGTTCCTCAAAGGCCATGAGACCTACTCTTACTATGGATCCCTCAACCTGCTGACTTTCAACGTCGGGTACCACAACGAGCACCATGACTTCCCTAGCATTCCAGGACGCCGATTGCCAATG GTGAAGGAAATCGCAGCGGAGTACTACAGAGACCTGCCGTGCTACACGTCGTGGGTGAAGGTCCTCTACGACTTTATCATGGACGACGAACTGAGTCCGTACTCGCGTGTGAAGAGACGTCTTACAGGAGACATCAAACAGGAGTGA